Genomic segment of Mucilaginibacter sabulilitoris:
TCGGCCAATAGGAATTTGTTGACTATTCAGTAGCACCTGGTTACTCTCTAAACGAGTGATTTTTTGAATCGATACAATGAAAGATTTATGCACCCGGACAAAGCGATTGTTGGGGAAAATATCCAACATCGCTTTGATTGAGCCTTTCAGCAGGATCTTTCCTGAATGTGTAAATACAATGGCATAATCTTTCAATCCCTGAATGTATATTACATCATCAAATTGCAGTTTGATGCGTTGAACACCACTTTTGACAAAAACAAAATTTTCGCTTTCATCAGAAATAGCTTCAATTTTACTGTGCTGCATTTTCAGTTCCAAAAACTCCCGTACTTTTGAAATGGACTGGTTGAAACGGGTAAAGGATATCGGTTTTAGTAAAAAATCAATTACGCCCAATTCATACCCTTCAAATGCATAATTGCGGTAGGCTGTGGTGAAAATGGTCAATGGAGGATCTGATAATGCTTTTAAGAATTCGATGCCTGTCATTTCCGGCATCTTGATATCCAAAAGCAAGACATCTACCTGGTGATTTTCCAGATAGAGTAATGCTTCGGCGGTATGGCTAAAAAGCGACGCAGAATGTACTCCATCCAGTTTTTTCAGGTAGCCGTCTAATACTTCGAGCGCAAGCGGCTCATCATCTATCACAACAAATTTCAACATCATTTCTCAATCTGT
This window contains:
- a CDS encoding LytR/AlgR family response regulator transcription factor, yielding MMLKFVVIDDEPLALEVLDGYLKKLDGVHSASLFSHTAEALLYLENHQVDVLLLDIKMPEMTGIEFLKALSDPPLTIFTTAYRNYAFEGYELGVIDFLLKPISFTRFNQSISKVREFLELKMQHSKIEAISDESENFVFVKSGVQRIKLQFDDVIYIQGLKDYAIVFTHSGKILLKGSIKAMLDIFPNNRFVRVHKSFIVSIQKITRLESNQVLLNSQQIPIGRHFKDDLEKSLTAR